A genomic stretch from Serratia entomophila includes:
- the kbl gene encoding glycine C-acetyltransferase encodes MSASFYQQLEQQLVTTRSEGLFKEERIITSAQQADIAVADGRHVINFCANNYLGLANHPAMIAAAKAGMDSHGFGMASVRFICGTQDSHKQLERKLADFLGMEDAILYSSCFDANGGLFETLLGPEDAIISDALNHASIIDGVRLCKAKRYRYANNDMNELAAQLKQAKVDGARHIMIATDGVFSMDGVIANLKGVCDLADEYQALVMVDDSHAVGFVGAQGRGTHEYCEVMGRVDIITGTLGKALGGASGGYTAAKKEVVEWLRQRSRPYLFSNSLAPAIVAASIKVLELLEQGDALRDRLWANARLFREKMTAAGFELAGADHAIIPVMLGEAKLAQDFANALLKEGIYVTGFFYPVVPKGQARIRTQMSADHTPEQIERAVEAFIRIGKDLGVIA; translated from the coding sequence ATGTCCGCGTCTTTTTATCAGCAGTTGGAACAACAACTTGTCACCACCCGCAGCGAAGGGCTGTTCAAGGAAGAACGCATCATCACTTCGGCGCAGCAGGCGGATATCGCCGTTGCCGACGGTCGTCATGTCATCAACTTCTGCGCTAACAACTACCTGGGCCTGGCCAACCACCCGGCGATGATCGCCGCGGCCAAAGCCGGTATGGACAGCCACGGTTTCGGCATGGCGTCGGTGCGCTTCATTTGCGGCACCCAGGACAGCCATAAGCAGCTGGAGCGGAAGCTAGCGGATTTCCTCGGCATGGAAGACGCAATCCTGTACTCCTCCTGTTTTGATGCCAACGGCGGGCTGTTCGAAACCCTGCTGGGGCCGGAAGACGCCATTATCTCCGACGCGCTGAACCATGCGTCGATCATCGACGGGGTGCGCCTGTGCAAGGCTAAGCGTTACCGCTATGCCAACAACGACATGAACGAGCTGGCCGCGCAGCTGAAGCAGGCCAAGGTCGACGGCGCGCGCCACATCATGATCGCCACCGACGGCGTATTCTCGATGGACGGCGTGATCGCCAACCTGAAAGGGGTGTGCGATCTGGCGGACGAATATCAGGCGCTGGTCATGGTGGACGACTCGCACGCGGTTGGCTTTGTCGGCGCACAGGGGCGCGGCACCCATGAATACTGCGAAGTGATGGGCCGCGTCGATATCATTACCGGCACCCTGGGCAAGGCGCTGGGCGGTGCCTCCGGCGGCTACACCGCCGCCAAAAAAGAGGTGGTGGAGTGGCTGCGCCAACGTTCACGCCCGTATCTGTTCTCCAACTCGCTGGCGCCGGCGATCGTCGCCGCGTCGATCAAAGTATTGGAGCTGCTGGAGCAAGGGGATGCGCTGCGCGATCGCCTGTGGGCCAACGCGCGCCTGTTCCGCGAAAAAATGACCGCGGCCGGTTTTGAACTGGCCGGGGCCGATCACGCCATCATCCCGGTGATGTTGGGTGAAGCCAAGCTGGCGCAGGATTTCGCCAATGCTCTGCTCAAGGAAGGCATTTATGTAACAGGTTTCTTCTATCCGGTGGTGCCGAAAGGCCAGGCGCGCATTCGCACCCAGATGTCCGCAGACCACACCCCGGAGCAAATTGAGCGCGCCGTTGAGGCGTTTATTCGTATCGGTAAAGATCTTGGCGTTATTGCATAA
- the tdh gene encoding L-threonine 3-dehydrogenase — protein MKALSKLKAEEGIWMNDVPQPELGHNDIMIKIRKTAICGTDVHIYNWDEWSQKTIPVPMVVGHEYVGEVVAIGQEVKGFSLGDRVSGEGHITCGHCRNCRGGRTHLCRNTIGVGVNRPGCFAEYLVIPAFNAFKIPDNISDELASIFDPFGNAVHTALSFDLVGEDVLVSGAGPIGIMAAAVCKHVGARHVVITDVNEYRLELARKMGVTRAVNVSKENLNDVMTELGMTEGFDVGLEMSGAPPAFRTLLNAMNHGGRIAMLGIPPSDMSIDWNQVIFKGLFIKGIYGREMFETWYKMAALIQSGLDLTPIITHRFSIDEFQQGFDAMRSGKSGKVILSWD, from the coding sequence ATGAAAGCATTGTCAAAATTGAAGGCGGAAGAAGGCATTTGGATGAACGATGTGCCGCAGCCGGAGCTGGGCCACAACGACATCATGATCAAGATCCGCAAAACCGCGATCTGCGGCACCGATGTGCATATCTACAACTGGGACGAATGGTCGCAGAAAACCATTCCGGTTCCGATGGTGGTCGGCCACGAATACGTGGGTGAAGTGGTGGCGATCGGGCAGGAAGTCAAAGGTTTCAGCCTTGGCGATCGCGTGTCCGGTGAGGGCCATATCACCTGCGGCCATTGCCGCAACTGCCGCGGCGGCCGCACCCATCTGTGCCGCAACACCATCGGCGTGGGCGTCAACCGCCCGGGCTGCTTCGCCGAATATCTGGTGATCCCGGCGTTCAACGCCTTCAAGATCCCGGACAACATCTCCGACGAGCTGGCCTCGATCTTCGACCCGTTCGGCAACGCGGTGCACACCGCACTGTCGTTTGACCTGGTCGGCGAAGACGTGCTGGTTTCCGGCGCCGGCCCGATCGGCATCATGGCCGCGGCCGTGTGCAAGCACGTCGGCGCGCGCCACGTGGTGATCACCGACGTCAACGAATATCGCCTGGAGCTGGCGCGCAAGATGGGCGTGACCCGCGCGGTGAACGTCAGCAAAGAAAACCTGAACGACGTGATGACGGAACTGGGCATGACCGAAGGGTTTGACGTCGGGCTGGAAATGTCCGGCGCGCCGCCGGCGTTCCGCACCCTGCTGAATGCGATGAACCACGGCGGGCGCATCGCCATGTTGGGCATTCCGCCGTCGGACATGTCGATCGACTGGAACCAGGTGATCTTCAAAGGGCTGTTCATCAAAGGGATTTACGGCCGTGAAATGTTCGAAACCTGGTACAAGATGGCGGCGCTGATCCAGTCTGGCCTGGATTTGACCCCGATCATCACGCACCGCTTCTCGATCGACGAGTTCCAGCAGGGCTTCGACGCCATGCGCTCCGGCAAATCCGGCAAAGTGATACTCAGCTGGGATTAA
- a CDS encoding divergent polysaccharide deacetylase family protein yields the protein MRYFKTRTAVLAGCLLQVYAAQAGKLSIVIDDVGYRPHEENAVLQMPTAISVAVLPNAPHARLMATRAHSQGREVLIHMPMAPLSKQPLERDTLQPSMSSEEVQRIIRNAVNNVPYAVGMNNHMGSAMTSSLPGMQKVMVALESYRLYFLDSMTIGNSQATRAAAGTGVKVIKRKVFLDDTASEADIRRQFNRAVELARRSGSAIAIGHPRPATVKVLQQMLPTLPADIVLVKPSSLLNEPQGGSGGGYVPPPVKPQKPQPKNPFTGGIKQCKVKPAKEKVNAGTVLGVIGDSVAASPPAAFIKRQWQRWTHSGQDKPKA from the coding sequence TTGCGCTATTTCAAAACCCGTACTGCCGTCTTGGCTGGCTGTCTGCTGCAGGTTTATGCCGCGCAGGCAGGGAAACTGTCCATCGTTATCGATGATGTAGGCTACCGCCCGCACGAGGAAAACGCGGTGCTGCAGATGCCGACGGCGATCTCGGTCGCCGTGCTGCCGAATGCGCCCCATGCCCGCCTGATGGCCACTCGCGCTCACAGCCAGGGCCGCGAAGTGCTGATCCACATGCCGATGGCGCCGCTCAGCAAACAGCCGCTGGAGCGCGATACGCTGCAACCCTCCATGAGCAGCGAAGAGGTGCAGCGCATCATCCGCAACGCGGTGAATAACGTGCCTTACGCCGTGGGCATGAATAACCATATGGGCAGCGCCATGACCTCCAGCCTGCCGGGCATGCAGAAGGTGATGGTGGCGCTCGAAAGCTATCGGCTTTATTTCCTCGACAGCATGACCATCGGCAACAGCCAGGCGACCCGCGCCGCGGCGGGCACCGGCGTGAAGGTGATCAAACGCAAGGTGTTCCTCGACGATACCGCCAGCGAAGCCGATATCCGCCGCCAGTTCAACCGCGCGGTCGAATTGGCGCGGCGCAGCGGTTCCGCTATCGCCATCGGCCATCCGCGCCCGGCGACGGTGAAAGTGCTGCAGCAGATGCTGCCGACGCTGCCCGCCGACATCGTGCTGGTCAAGCCCAGCTCGCTATTGAATGAACCGCAGGGCGGCAGCGGCGGCGGCTACGTTCCACCACCGGTCAAACCGCAGAAACCGCAGCCGAAGAATCCGTTCACCGGCGGCATCAAACAGTGCAAGGTCAAACCAGCGAAGGAAAAAGTCAACGCCGGCACCGTGCTGGGCGTGATTGGCGACAGCGTGGCGGCCTCGCCGCCGGCGGCATTCATCAAACGCCAATGGCAGCGCTGGACGCATAGCGGGCAAGACAAACCGAAAGCATAA
- the envC gene encoding murein hydrolase activator EnvC, which yields MREKAFFALSRVTRSANAGSQPLPERTAPRKLTAMCASVFCAGVLLLPLAGQAAEDNKTQLKDIQQSIAEKEKAVKQQQQQRSSLQDQLKQQEKTIAQASRQLRDTQSTLSQLGKDISGLNASIAKLQKQQTTQQDILAKQLDAAFRQGQHSAVQLILSGEESQRSERILAYFGYLNEARQKTIEELKQTRAELAKQKTTLIAKQGQQKTLLGAQQTQQQKLEQARGARKKTLTALEASLEKDQQRLVELRQNETRMRDKIARAEREARARAEREAREAARVREQVRAKEQQAKKTGTTYKPSEADRSLMARTGGLGRPSGQAIWPVRGRTLHGFGEQLQGELRWKGMVIEAREGSEVKAIADGRVLLADWLQGYGLVVVVEHGKGDMSLYGYNQSALVNVGAQVRAGQPIALVGTSGGQGTPSLYFEIRRQGQAVNPLPWLGR from the coding sequence ATGAGGGAGAAGGCGTTTTTTGCACTATCAAGGGTAACCCGAAGCGCAAACGCAGGCAGCCAACCGCTGCCTGAACGCACTGCGCCAAGGAAGTTGACCGCCATGTGCGCCAGCGTATTTTGCGCTGGCGTCTTGCTGTTGCCGCTCGCCGGCCAGGCGGCGGAAGACAACAAAACCCAGCTTAAAGACATCCAGCAGAGCATCGCCGAAAAAGAAAAGGCGGTGAAACAGCAGCAGCAGCAGCGCAGCTCGCTGCAGGATCAGCTCAAGCAGCAGGAAAAGACCATCGCTCAGGCCAGCCGCCAACTGCGCGACACCCAGAGCACGCTCAGCCAGCTGGGCAAAGACATTTCCGGCCTGAACGCCTCCATCGCCAAGCTGCAAAAACAGCAAACCACTCAGCAGGATATCCTCGCCAAACAGCTCGACGCCGCCTTCCGCCAGGGGCAGCACAGCGCAGTGCAACTGATCCTCAGCGGTGAAGAGAGCCAGCGCAGTGAACGCATCCTGGCCTATTTCGGTTATCTGAACGAAGCGCGGCAGAAAACCATTGAAGAGCTGAAGCAGACCCGCGCCGAGTTGGCGAAGCAGAAAACCACGCTGATCGCCAAGCAGGGCCAGCAGAAAACCCTGTTGGGCGCACAGCAAACCCAACAGCAGAAGCTGGAACAGGCGCGCGGCGCCCGCAAGAAAACGCTGACGGCGCTGGAAGCCTCGCTGGAGAAAGATCAGCAGCGGCTGGTGGAACTGCGCCAGAACGAAACCCGCATGCGCGACAAGATCGCCCGCGCCGAACGCGAAGCCCGCGCCCGCGCGGAACGCGAAGCGCGTGAAGCCGCCAGGGTGCGCGAGCAGGTGCGCGCCAAGGAACAGCAGGCGAAGAAAACCGGCACCACCTATAAACCAAGCGAGGCCGATCGCTCACTGATGGCCCGCACCGGCGGTCTTGGCCGCCCGTCCGGCCAGGCGATATGGCCGGTTCGCGGCCGCACGTTGCACGGTTTCGGTGAACAGCTGCAGGGTGAGCTGCGCTGGAAGGGCATGGTGATCGAAGCAAGGGAAGGCAGCGAAGTGAAAGCCATCGCCGACGGCCGCGTGTTGCTGGCCGACTGGCTGCAGGGCTACGGCCTGGTGGTGGTGGTTGAGCACGGTAAGGGCGACATGAGCCTGTATGGCTACAACCAGAGCGCGCTGGTCAACGTCGGGGCGCAGGTGCGCGCCGGCCAGCCGATTGCTCTGGTGGGCACCAGCGGCGGTCAGGGAACGCCGTCGCTCTATTTCGAAATTCGCCGCCAGGGTCAGGCGGTTAACCCACTGCCGTGGTTGGGAAGATAG
- a CDS encoding DUF3313 domain-containing protein — MKKQRLCVATAVLAAGLLLAGCSSKVTKTDQYSGFLPDYGKLQETSSPSGHKTLCWIDPNFKESSYRGVYVAPVIYYPAAKPTARVSQQTLDKIRNYTDQSVRKAVAERTTLLDSPAGSRVLLAKVAITAVSAEDEDMKFYEVVPVAAVVASTMAATGHRTQNTTLFLEAQLLDQDTGKTVLEVVRKSYGKTVSNDSAPVTEQEVKAAIDEMVNDIVTFPKQG, encoded by the coding sequence ATGAAAAAACAACGCTTGTGCGTTGCCACGGCGGTTCTGGCAGCGGGCCTGTTGCTGGCGGGTTGTTCGTCCAAAGTAACGAAAACGGATCAGTACTCCGGCTTCCTGCCGGACTACGGCAAGCTGCAGGAAACCAGCTCGCCAAGCGGCCATAAAACGCTGTGCTGGATCGATCCCAACTTTAAAGAATCCAGTTATCGCGGCGTGTATGTCGCCCCCGTGATTTATTACCCGGCGGCTAAACCCACCGCCCGCGTCAGCCAGCAGACGCTGGATAAAATTAGAAACTATACCGACCAAAGCGTGAGAAAAGCGGTAGCGGAGCGCACCACCCTGTTGGACAGCCCGGCGGGCTCCCGCGTGCTGCTGGCCAAAGTGGCGATTACCGCCGTGTCCGCCGAAGATGAAGATATGAAATTCTATGAAGTGGTGCCGGTGGCGGCGGTGGTAGCCAGCACCATGGCCGCCACCGGCCACCGGACGCAGAACACCACGCTGTTCCTGGAGGCCCAACTGCTCGATCAGGACACCGGCAAAACGGTGCTGGAAGTGGTGCGCAAGAGCTACGGCAAAACCGTCAGCAACGACAGCGCGCCGGTGACGGAGCAGGAAGTGAAAGCGGCGATCGATGAAATGGTCAACGATATCGTCACCTTCCCGAAACAGGGCTAA
- the gpmM gene encoding 2,3-bisphosphoglycerate-independent phosphoglycerate mutase, whose protein sequence is MSSNKKPMVLVILDGYGHREERQDNAILNARTPVMDRLWQQQPHQLIAASGLDVGLPDGQMGNSEVGHVNLGAGRIVYQDLTRLDKSIADGDFFSNPTLSAAVDKAVQAGKAVHIMGLLSPGGVHSHEEHILAMIRLAAQRGANMIYLHAFLDGRDTPPRSAEAALRRCSDAFAELGAGRIASVIGRYYAMDRDNRWERVQLAYDLLAEAKGEYAADGAVAALQAAYQRGENDEFVKPTVIRAAGEADAALQDGDALIFMNFRADRARQITRAFVNADFDGFTRAKVVKLGDFVMLTEYAADIDTACAYPPASLVNTFGEWLMKHDKTQLRISETEKYAHVTFFYNGGVEAPFKGEDRVLINSPKVATYDLQPEMSAAQLTDKLLSAISSGKYDAIICNYPNGDMVGHTGVYEAAVRAVETLDACIAQVVEAVKAADGQLLITADHGNAEQMRDPATGQAHTAHTSLPVPLIYVGKPAVAVGGGKLSDIAPTMLTLMGMEIPKEMTGKPLFIVE, encoded by the coding sequence ATGTCGAGCAACAAAAAGCCTATGGTGCTGGTGATCCTGGACGGCTACGGCCACCGTGAAGAGCGGCAGGACAACGCCATCCTGAACGCCCGCACGCCGGTGATGGACCGCCTGTGGCAACAGCAGCCGCACCAGCTTATCGCCGCCTCCGGTCTGGACGTCGGCCTGCCGGACGGGCAGATGGGCAATTCGGAGGTGGGCCACGTCAACCTCGGCGCCGGGCGCATCGTTTATCAGGATCTCACCCGTTTGGACAAATCCATCGCCGACGGCGACTTCTTCAGCAACCCAACCCTGAGCGCCGCGGTGGATAAAGCGGTACAGGCCGGCAAGGCGGTGCACATCATGGGCCTGCTGTCGCCGGGCGGCGTTCACAGCCATGAAGAGCATATCCTGGCGATGATCCGGCTGGCCGCCCAGCGTGGCGCCAACATGATTTATCTGCACGCCTTCCTCGACGGCCGCGATACCCCGCCGCGCAGCGCCGAAGCCGCCTTACGGCGCTGCAGCGACGCCTTTGCCGAGTTGGGCGCCGGGCGCATCGCCAGCGTGATTGGCCGCTATTACGCCATGGACCGCGACAACCGCTGGGAGCGGGTGCAGCTGGCCTATGACCTGCTGGCCGAAGCCAAAGGCGAATACGCCGCCGACGGCGCCGTTGCCGCGCTGCAGGCTGCCTACCAGCGCGGTGAGAACGACGAGTTCGTTAAACCGACCGTGATTCGGGCCGCCGGTGAAGCCGACGCCGCGCTGCAGGATGGCGACGCGCTGATCTTTATGAATTTCCGCGCCGACCGCGCACGCCAGATCACCCGCGCCTTCGTCAACGCCGACTTCGACGGCTTCACGCGCGCCAAGGTGGTGAAACTGGGCGATTTCGTGATGCTGACCGAATACGCCGCCGACATCGATACCGCCTGCGCCTACCCGCCGGCCTCGCTGGTCAACACCTTCGGCGAGTGGCTGATGAAGCACGACAAAACCCAGCTGCGCATTTCGGAGACCGAAAAATATGCCCACGTCACCTTCTTCTATAACGGCGGCGTCGAAGCGCCGTTTAAGGGCGAAGACCGCGTGCTGATTAACTCGCCGAAGGTCGCCACCTACGATCTGCAGCCGGAAATGAGCGCCGCGCAGCTGACCGACAAACTGCTGAGCGCCATCAGCAGCGGCAAGTACGACGCCATTATCTGCAACTACCCGAATGGCGACATGGTCGGCCATACCGGTGTCTATGAGGCGGCGGTCAGAGCGGTGGAAACGCTGGACGCCTGCATCGCCCAGGTGGTTGAGGCGGTTAAGGCGGCCGATGGGCAGTTGCTGATCACCGCCGATCACGGCAACGCCGAGCAGATGCGCGACCCGGCCACCGGCCAGGCGCACACCGCCCACACCAGCCTGCCGGTGCCGCTGATTTACGTCGGCAAACCGGCGGTGGCGGTCGGCGGCGGCAAGCTTTCGGACATCGCGCCAACCATGCTGACGCTGATGGGAATGGAAATCCCGAAAGAGATGACTGGTAAGCCGCTGTTCATCGTGGAATAA
- the secB gene encoding protein-export chaperone SecB encodes MSEQNSTEMAFQIQRIYTKDISFEAPNAPQVFQQEWQPEVKLDLDTASSQLADEVYEVVLRVTVTASLGEETAFLCEVQQAGIFSVAGIDGTQLAHCLGAYCPNILFPYARECITSLVSRGTFPQLNLAPVNFDALFMNYLQQQAEGEGAAPHQDA; translated from the coding sequence ATGTCAGAACAAAACAGCACAGAGATGGCTTTCCAGATTCAGCGCATTTACACCAAGGATATTTCCTTCGAAGCGCCGAACGCGCCGCAGGTTTTCCAGCAAGAATGGCAGCCGGAAGTTAAACTTGATCTGGATACCGCTTCCAGCCAACTGGCTGACGAAGTGTATGAGGTTGTACTGCGCGTAACCGTGACGGCGTCTCTGGGCGAAGAAACCGCGTTCCTGTGTGAAGTGCAGCAGGCGGGCATCTTCTCCGTAGCGGGCATCGACGGCACGCAGCTGGCGCATTGCCTGGGCGCATACTGCCCGAACATTTTGTTCCCGTATGCGCGCGAGTGCATCACCAGCCTGGTTTCCCGCGGTACATTCCCGCAGCTGAACCTGGCACCGGTCAACTTTGACGCGCTGTTCATGAACTATCTGCAGCAGCAGGCGGAAGGCGAAGGTGCCGCACCACATCAGGATGCCTGA
- a CDS encoding CHAD domain-containing protein, whose product MAFVESIATQARRLETALNQALLRLQSGTDAEALHDLRINLRRVRSLLRPLRGASGVARLDSAAAGLGKLTTPVRDLEVLIAELARHQLDWQANVRKTELQNRYASLVSEPLLLSFPPLLRAWPNALLKTRRRHLKRRLRQRLRRQVQRLARALADPDYDRHRLRLLVKRVRYVADAYPSLSPIAPAAAASLKAAQSALGDWHDRFVWCQLAEHQQDLWPLLPHWQSARDAALKEAERALASLSPALKSAAHHNTD is encoded by the coding sequence ATGGCCTTCGTCGAGAGCATCGCCACTCAGGCCCGCCGGCTTGAGACTGCGCTGAATCAGGCGCTGCTGCGCCTGCAGAGCGGCACGGACGCCGAAGCATTGCATGACCTGCGCATCAACCTGCGGCGCGTGCGCAGCCTGCTGCGGCCTCTGCGCGGCGCCTCCGGCGTAGCGCGGCTCGACAGCGCCGCCGCCGGCCTGGGGAAGCTCACCACGCCGGTGCGCGATCTGGAAGTGCTGATCGCCGAGCTGGCGCGTCATCAGCTGGATTGGCAGGCCAACGTGCGCAAGACCGAGTTGCAAAACCGTTATGCCTCGTTGGTGTCGGAGCCTCTGCTGCTGAGTTTCCCTCCCCTGTTGCGCGCCTGGCCCAACGCCTTGCTGAAAACCCGCAGGCGGCACCTTAAACGCCGCTTACGGCAGCGCCTGCGGCGACAGGTGCAACGGTTGGCCCGCGCATTGGCCGATCCGGATTACGATCGCCACCGGCTGCGGCTGCTGGTGAAGCGCGTACGCTACGTCGCCGACGCCTACCCCTCGCTCTCCCCCATTGCGCCCGCAGCGGCCGCCAGTCTGAAAGCGGCGCAAAGCGCGCTGGGGGACTGGCACGATCGCTTTGTCTGGTGCCAGTTGGCAGAACACCAGCAGGATCTTTGGCCGCTGTTGCCGCATTGGCAATCGGCGCGCGATGCCGCCCTGAAAGAGGCTGAACGCGCGCTGGCGTCGCTGTCCCCGGCGTTAAAATCGGCGGCGCATCACAATACTGACTAG
- a CDS encoding rhodanese-like domain-containing protein: MLQEIMPFVSKHPILSLAWIALLVAVIVMTFKSRFSKVKEISRGEATRLINKEDAVVVDTRSRDDFRRGHLASAINLTASEIKSGSLGELEKHKAQPIIVVCANGTASREPAENLHKAGFENVATLKDGIAGWSGENLPLVRGK, encoded by the coding sequence ATGCTGCAAGAAATTATGCCATTCGTTAGCAAGCATCCCATTCTGAGCCTGGCCTGGATTGCCCTGCTGGTTGCCGTGATCGTCATGACCTTCAAAAGCCGCTTCTCCAAGGTCAAAGAGATCTCTCGCGGCGAAGCGACGCGCCTGATCAACAAGGAAGACGCCGTTGTGGTTGATACCCGCAGCCGCGATGACTTCCGCCGCGGCCACCTGGCCAGCGCCATCAACCTGACCGCCAGCGAAATCAAAAGCGGCAGCCTGGGCGAGCTGGAAAAGCACAAAGCGCAGCCGATCATCGTGGTGTGCGCCAACGGCACCGCTTCGCGCGAGCCGGCGGAAAACCTGCACAAGGCCGGTTTCGAAAATGTGGCTACGCTGAAAGACGGCATCGCCGGATGGAGCGGGGAAAACCTGCCTTTAGTCCGCGGTAAGTGA
- the gpsA gene encoding NAD(P)H-dependent glycerol-3-phosphate dehydrogenase encodes MNTVNASMTVIGAGSYGTALAITLARNGHSVVLWGHNPTQIQKLQQDRCNQAFLPGVPFPDSLLLEADLPRALAASRDVLVVVPSHVFGDVLRQLKPHLRPDARILWATKGLEAETGRLLQDVAREALGDDIPLAVVSGPTFAKELAAGLPTAIALAATDAQFAEDLQQLLHCGKSFRVYSNPDFIGVQLGGAVKNVIAIGAGMSDGIGFGANARTALITRGLAEMSRLGSALGADPSTFMGMAGLGDLVLTCTDNQSRNRRFGIMLGQGKGVQEAQDSIGQVVEGYRNTKEVLALAQRHGVEMPITEQIYQVLYCNKDAREAALSLLGRTRKDEKHSA; translated from the coding sequence ATGAACACCGTCAATGCTTCAATGACCGTAATCGGTGCCGGCTCGTACGGCACCGCATTAGCCATTACGCTGGCGCGTAACGGCCACTCCGTGGTGCTGTGGGGGCATAACCCCACGCAAATTCAAAAACTGCAGCAAGACCGCTGCAATCAGGCATTCCTCCCCGGCGTTCCTTTCCCCGATTCGCTGCTGCTCGAAGCCGATCTGCCGCGCGCGCTGGCCGCCAGCCGCGATGTGCTGGTGGTCGTGCCGAGCCACGTATTCGGCGACGTGCTGCGCCAACTGAAGCCGCATTTGCGCCCCGACGCGCGCATTTTGTGGGCGACCAAAGGGTTGGAGGCGGAAACCGGCCGGTTGCTGCAGGACGTAGCGCGTGAAGCGCTGGGCGACGATATCCCGCTGGCGGTGGTCTCCGGCCCGACGTTCGCCAAAGAGCTGGCCGCCGGGCTGCCGACGGCAATTGCGCTGGCGGCGACCGACGCCCAGTTTGCCGAAGATCTGCAGCAGCTGTTGCACTGCGGCAAAAGCTTCCGCGTTTACAGCAATCCCGATTTTATCGGCGTGCAGCTGGGGGGCGCGGTGAAGAACGTTATCGCCATCGGCGCCGGCATGTCCGACGGCATCGGCTTTGGCGCCAATGCCCGCACCGCGCTGATCACCCGTGGGTTGGCGGAAATGAGCCGCCTCGGTTCTGCGCTGGGTGCCGATCCTTCAACCTTTATGGGCATGGCGGGGCTGGGGGATCTGGTGTTAACCTGCACCGATAACCAATCACGCAACCGCCGTTTCGGGATTATGCTGGGGCAAGGCAAAGGCGTGCAGGAAGCGCAGGACAGCATCGGCCAGGTGGTCGAAGGCTATCGCAACACCAAAGAGGTGTTGGCGCTGGCGCAGCGCCACGGCGTGGAAATGCCGATTACCGAGCAGATTTATCAGGTGCTGTACTGCAACAAGGATGCCCGCGAAGCGGCGTTGAGCCTGTTGGGGCGCACCCGGAAAGACGAAAAACATAGCGCGTGA
- the grxC gene encoding glutaredoxin 3, with amino-acid sequence MANIDIYTKATCPFCHRAKALLNSKGAAFNEIAIDGDSAKREVMIERSGRTTVPQIFIDGRHIGGCDDLYELDARGGLDPLL; translated from the coding sequence ATGGCTAACATTGATATCTACACCAAGGCGACCTGCCCGTTCTGCCATCGCGCCAAGGCGTTGCTGAACAGCAAGGGCGCGGCGTTTAACGAGATCGCCATCGATGGCGATAGCGCCAAGCGCGAAGTGATGATCGAACGCAGCGGGCGCACCACCGTGCCGCAAATTTTCATCGATGGCCGGCATATCGGCGGCTGCGATGATTTATATGAGCTCGATGCTCGTGGTGGTTTGGATCCGCTGCTTTAA
- the cysE gene encoding serine O-acetyltransferase — MSSEELEQVWNSIKSEARALADCEPMLASFFHATLLKHENLGSALSYILANKLANPIMPAIAVREVVEDAYLADKQMIVSAARDILAVRLRDPAVDKYSTPLLYLKGFHALQAYRIGHWLWLQGRQALAIYLQNQISVAFGVDIHPAANIGCGIMLDHATGIVIGETAVVENNVSILQSVTLGGTGKTSGDRHPKIREGVMIGAGAKILGNIEVGKGAKIGAGSVVLQAVPPHTTAAGVPARIVGRPESDTPSMDMDQYFNGANHGFEYGDGI, encoded by the coding sequence ATGTCGTCAGAAGAGTTAGAGCAGGTCTGGAATAGCATTAAATCAGAAGCGAGAGCGCTGGCTGACTGTGAACCGATGCTGGCTAGCTTTTTCCATGCGACGTTGCTCAAGCATGAAAATCTGGGCAGCGCGCTCAGCTATATTCTGGCCAACAAGCTGGCCAACCCGATCATGCCCGCCATCGCAGTGCGCGAAGTGGTGGAGGATGCCTACCTGGCCGACAAACAGATGATCGTTTCGGCCGCGCGCGATATTTTGGCGGTACGCCTGCGCGACCCGGCGGTAGACAAATACTCGACGCCGTTGCTGTACCTGAAAGGCTTCCATGCGCTGCAGGCTTACCGCATCGGCCACTGGCTGTGGCTGCAGGGCCGCCAGGCGTTGGCTATCTATCTGCAAAATCAAATCTCGGTCGCTTTCGGTGTCGATATTCACCCGGCGGCAAACATCGGCTGCGGCATTATGCTCGACCACGCTACCGGCATCGTGATCGGTGAAACCGCGGTGGTGGAAAATAACGTCTCCATACTTCAGTCGGTCACCCTGGGCGGTACCGGCAAAACCAGTGGGGATCGCCACCCGAAAATCCGCGAAGGCGTGATGATTGGCGCCGGAGCCAAGATCCTCGGCAATATCGAAGTGGGCAAGGGCGCGAAAATCGGCGCCGGCTCTGTGGTTCTGCAGGCGGTGCCGCCGCATACCACGGCGGCGGGGGTGCCGGCGCGCATCGTTGGCCGGCCGGAAAGCGATACGCCTTCGATGGATATGGACCAGTACTTCAACGGCGCCAACCACGGCTTCGAATACGGCGACGGCATTTAA